From Miscanthus floridulus cultivar M001 chromosome 15, ASM1932011v1, whole genome shotgun sequence, the proteins below share one genomic window:
- the LOC136509291 gene encoding uncharacterized protein gives MSSRELRTSFPDLVVGLPTLTEGQTNSSGDLSSEGELQVTCFTEDIHDVILHFQIVRFPKQIYVWVGCNTTKFGHLYAAATTRLDNRVSVTSVLGGTSDNTGSSMARRLVLKTGLNIVLACNIPKDSPMLEAAAERKLVEKLKGLGYVRTAADKASTSTAH, from the exons ATGTCTTCACGGGAGCTGAGAACTAGCTTTCCAGATTTGGTGGTGGGTTTGCCCACCTTGACAGAGGGCCAAACTAATTCTTCAGGTGACTTATCATCCGAGGGGGAGCTGCAAGTAACTTGTTTCACAGAGGACATTCATGATGTCATACTTCATTTTCAGATAGTGAGGTTCCCTAAACAG ATCTATGTGTGGGTTGGATGCAACACAACAAAGTTTGGCCATTTGTATGCTGCTGCAACCACTAGGCTG GATAACAGAGTGAGCGTCACCTCTGTACTAGGTGGAACATCTGATAACACTGGATCAAGCATGGCCCGCCGTCTAG TGCTGAAGACTGGTCTGAACATAGTCCTGGCATGCAACATCCCAAAAGACAGCCCGATGCTCGAG GCTGCTGCGGAGAGGAAGCTGGTGGAGAAGCTGAAAGGTTTGGGTTATGTCAGAACCGCAGCTGATAAGGCTAGCACTTCCACTGCACATTGA